Proteins encoded within one genomic window of Actinoplanes octamycinicus:
- a CDS encoding 5'-3' exonuclease — MTRPLLAVDAPSLYFRAFHGIPEKAARTEAGEPVNAIRGFLDMIAQLVRTRRPDRLVCALDADWRPAWRVELLPSYKKHRVAHGDVEEVPASLERQVPVLLEVLAAVGIPAFGVPGYEADDVLGTLAATQAAPVEVVSGDRDLFQLVDDARGTRLLYCGRGVAKLEDADEALVQAKYGVAARWYADFAAMRGDPSDGLPGVAGVGEKTAARLIERYGGIAEIMAALDDPASGFAPGVRTKLDASRDYLARALPVCRVALDVKLPDFDPALPREPRDPDALLALAERWNLAGSARRLVDALAG; from the coding sequence GTGACTCGACCACTGCTGGCCGTCGACGCCCCGAGCCTGTATTTCCGCGCGTTCCACGGCATCCCGGAGAAAGCGGCCCGGACCGAGGCCGGGGAGCCGGTCAACGCGATCCGCGGCTTCCTCGACATGATCGCCCAGCTGGTCCGGACCAGGCGCCCCGACCGCCTGGTCTGCGCGCTCGACGCCGACTGGCGCCCGGCGTGGCGGGTCGAGCTGCTCCCGTCGTACAAGAAGCATCGGGTCGCCCACGGTGACGTCGAGGAGGTGCCGGCGTCGCTGGAGCGCCAGGTGCCGGTGCTGCTCGAGGTGCTCGCCGCGGTCGGCATCCCGGCCTTCGGCGTGCCGGGTTACGAGGCGGACGACGTGCTCGGCACCCTGGCCGCCACCCAGGCCGCCCCGGTCGAGGTGGTCTCCGGCGACCGTGACCTGTTCCAGCTGGTCGACGACGCCCGCGGCACCCGGTTGCTCTACTGCGGCCGGGGCGTGGCCAAGCTCGAGGACGCCGACGAGGCCCTGGTCCAGGCGAAATACGGGGTGGCCGCGCGGTGGTACGCGGATTTCGCGGCGATGCGCGGCGACCCCAGCGACGGCCTGCCCGGCGTCGCGGGCGTCGGGGAGAAGACGGCGGCCCGCCTGATCGAGCGCTACGGCGGGATCGCCGAGATCATGGCGGCGCTCGACGACCCGGCGTCCGGCTTCGCCCCGGGTGTCCGGACCAAGCTGGACGCCTCCCGGGACTACCTGGCGAGGGCGCTGCCGGTCTGCCGGGTCGCTCTCGACGTCAAGCTGCCCGACTTCGACCCGGCGCTGCCCCGCGAGCCCCGCGACCCGGACGCGCTGCTGGCCCTGGCCGAGCGGTGGAACC